A stretch of the Vigna radiata var. radiata cultivar VC1973A chromosome 7, Vradiata_ver6, whole genome shotgun sequence genome encodes the following:
- the LOC106766955 gene encoding protein GLUTAMINE DUMPER 2 → MAAYREPMNVGDRAPVSPQQPHSPWHSPVPYLFGGLAAMLGLIAFALLILACSYWKLSGYLEGNGETERDLEAGEGKAEQDQKPQRPYEEKILVIMAGQEKPTFLATPSVSSSSSCGTSRSSSFGDNTSTCTCEETRKSLEVAQSVKEGSTESGTTETSTDQNP, encoded by the coding sequence ATGGCTGCATACAGAGAACCCATGAACGTTGGTGACAGAGCCCCGGTTTCTCCGCAGCAACCGCACTCGCCGTGGCATTCTCCGGTTCCCTACCTATTTGGGGGGCTAGCGGCGATGCTGGGTCTCATAGCCTTCGCTCTGTTGATCCTTGCATGCTCCTACTGGAAGCTCTCCGGGTACCTTGAAGGGAACGGGGAAACAGAACGGGACCTGGAAGCTGGCGAGGGAAAAGCGGAACAAGACCAGAAACCTCAGAGACCGTACGAGGAGAAGATCCTGGTGATCATGGCCGGCCAAGAGAAACCGACATTCTTGGCCACTCCGAGcgtctcttcttcttcaagcTGCGGCACTAGCAGGTCCTCTTCCTTCGGCGACAACACAAGCACCTGCACCTGCGAAGAGACGCGAAAATCGCTGGAAGTGGCACAGTCCGTCAAAGAGGGAAGTACAGAGAGCGGGACCACCGAAACCTCGACGGATCAGAACCCTTGA
- the LOC106766490 gene encoding PTI1-like tyrosine-protein kinase At3g15890: MGSSFSCCGSEKVEEVPTSFGVVNNSWRIFTYKELHAATNGFSDDNKLGEGGFGSVYWGRTSDGLQIAVKKLKAMNSKAEMEFAVEVEVLGRVRHKNLLGLRGYCVGDDQRLIVYDYMPNLSLLSHLHGQFAVEVQLNWQRRMNIAIGSAEGLLYLHSEVTPHIIHRDVKASNVLLNSEFEPLVADFGFAKLIPEGVSHMTTRVKGTLGYLAPEYAMWGKVSESCDVYSFGILLLELVSGRKPIEKLPGGLKRTITEWAEPLISKGKYRELVDPKLRGNFDENEVKQAINVAALCVQNEPEKRPNMKRVVNLLKGQESEEKKVSVTRIDSIKYTEELLALDDEPSDEELDDATASYGVFSAIEVQNMKDPYNRPQFKKIG, from the exons ATGGGATCCTCATTCAGTTGCTGTGGCTCAGAGAAGGTCGAAGAAGT gcCAACATCATTTGGCGTGGTTAACAATTCATGGAGAATATTCACGTACAAGGAGCTGCATGCGGCTACCAACGGATTCAGTGATGATAACAAGCTTGGAGAAGGTGGTTTTGGAAGCGTGTACTGGGGAAGAACCAGTGATGGTCTTcag ATAGCGGTAAAGAAACTGAAAGCAATGAACTCGAAGGCAGAGATGGAATTTGCTGTAGAAGTTGAAGTTCTCGGGAGGGTTAGGCACAAAAACTTGCTGGGTCTCAGGGGCTATTGTGTTGGGGATGATCAACGCCTCATAGTTTACGATTACATGCCAAATCTCAGCCTCTTATCTCATCTCCATGGCCAGTTTGCTGTTGAAGTGCAACTCAACTGGCAAAGGAGAATGAACATTGCAATAGGCTCTGCAGAAGGGCTTCT GTACTTGCACAGTGAGGTGACACCACACATCATACACAGGGATGTCAAAGCAAGTAACGTGCTTCTGAATTCAGAGTTTGAGCCTCTAGTTGCGGATTTTGGGTTTGCAAAACTAATCCCAGAAGGAGTTAGCCATATGACTACACGTGTGAAGGGTACATTGGGATACTTGGCACCTGAATATGCCATGTGGGGGAAGGTTTCGGAAAGTTGTGATGTGTATAGCTTTGGAATTCTGCTGTTGGAACTTGTGAGTGGAAGAAAGCCCATAGAGAAGCTCCCTGGTGGGCTTAAGAGAACAATAACTGAGTGGGCCGAGCCTCTAATAAGCAAAGGAAAGTACAGGGAACTGGTTGATCCAAAACTGAGGGGAAACTTTGATGAAAACGAAGTTAAACAAGCAATCAATGTGGCTGCTCTTTGCGTGCAGAATGAGCCTGAAAAACGACCCAACATGAAGCGAGTGGTTAACCTTCTTAAAGGGCAAGAATCTGAAGAGAAGAAAGTGAGTGTGACGAGGATAGACAGTATCAAGTACACTGAAGAATTATTGGCACTTGATGATGAGCCCAGTGATGAAGAACTTGATGATGCAACTGCTAGTTATGGTGTTTTCAGTGCCATTGAAGTCCAAAACATGAAGGATCCATATAACCGTCCTCAATTCAAGAAAATCGGTTAA